A region of Paenibacillus sp. JNUCC-31 DNA encodes the following proteins:
- the flgB gene encoding flagellar basal body rod protein FlgB, producing the protein MNLLNDISFQRLQGALDASNIRQRTIADNIANADTPYFKRSDVSFEEILQDQMNGDMPALKGKVTDSRHFVIGPSSSVPTPVVNMDQSTSMNNNQNNVDVDKEMSLLAENQLRYNAYIQQVNEQIKMMRVGVEGR; encoded by the coding sequence ATGAATCTTTTGAATGATATTAGTTTCCAAAGGTTACAAGGTGCACTCGATGCCTCCAACATCAGACAACGAACGATTGCTGACAACATCGCGAATGCCGACACCCCGTATTTCAAGCGTTCGGACGTTTCTTTCGAAGAAATACTACAGGATCAAATGAATGGAGATATGCCTGCTCTTAAAGGGAAAGTAACGGATTCAAGGCATTTTGTCATAGGTCCTTCCTCTTCCGTACCGACACCTGTAGTCAATATGGATCAGTCGACTTCCATGAATAACAACCAGAATAACGTCGATGTAGACAAGGAAATGAGTCTTCTGGCCGAGAACCAGTTGCGTTACAACGCTTATATCCAGCAAGTGAATGAACAGATCAAAATGATGCGTGTTGGAGTCGAAGGGAGATAG
- a CDS encoding FliH/SctL family protein — MSNLIKSFQYVPVDDRKRLENHHHYGGSESESELNGERAEGSEAEVLQARVDEETQRLTAEMLEDAKEFAEKQVREASEEAERMLQEAREQIDTWWQEQRQQDEHLTEALRSQGFQQGFEEGKVQAELDLQVQIEKMMKEAREVLEEAYVAKDQIIQEAEPFLVELACGIAEKVIDKQLSVEPEHTLELIRQNLLRKREQGMITLCVAPDQFAFVQGAREELALAIDSQAELQILPDATVKDKGCVIRSSFGSVDARIDTQLSEIKKELVRIALEDEERKNQHEGS, encoded by the coding sequence TTGTCTAATTTGATTAAATCTTTCCAGTATGTACCGGTCGATGACCGCAAACGACTCGAAAATCATCATCATTATGGTGGATCAGAGTCTGAATCGGAATTAAACGGTGAACGTGCTGAAGGTTCCGAAGCTGAGGTGCTGCAGGCACGCGTAGACGAGGAAACACAACGTCTTACTGCGGAGATGCTGGAGGATGCCAAGGAGTTTGCAGAAAAGCAGGTACGTGAAGCTTCGGAGGAAGCCGAGCGAATGCTTCAAGAAGCCCGTGAACAAATCGATACCTGGTGGCAGGAGCAGCGTCAGCAGGACGAACATCTGACTGAAGCGCTTCGTTCACAAGGCTTTCAACAGGGTTTTGAAGAAGGCAAAGTACAGGCTGAACTGGATCTCCAGGTGCAGATCGAAAAGATGATGAAGGAAGCCCGTGAGGTACTTGAGGAAGCATACGTAGCTAAAGATCAGATAATTCAGGAAGCAGAGCCTTTCCTTGTGGAGCTTGCCTGCGGTATTGCTGAGAAAGTAATAGATAAACAACTGTCTGTTGAACCGGAGCATACGCTAGAGCTGATTCGTCAGAACTTGCTACGCAAACGGGAGCAGGGCATGATCACTTTATGTGTGGCGCCTGATCAATTTGCTTTTGTTCAAGGCGCGCGTGAGGAGTTGGCTCTGGCGATTGACTCCCAGGCAGAATTGCAAATTTTGCCTGATGCTACGGTAAAAGACAAAGGATGTGTTATACGCTCTTCATTTGGAAGCGTAGATGCGAGAATCGATACACAGCTTTCTGAAATCAAAAAAGAACTGGTCCGCATAGCACTTGAGGATGAGGAGCGAAAAAATCAACATGAAGGTTCTTAG
- the flgC gene encoding flagellar basal body rod protein FlgC: MNISNSFNISASALTAQRLRMDVISSNIANAETTRASVSNGEAVPYKRKMVVLEPNKTSFNSLLQNQMRNNSSGDGVRVTEIREDQSPLKPVYDPSHPDANAEGYVYMPNVDIAKEMVDMISASRSYEANVTALNSTKAMISKALEIGRA; this comes from the coding sequence GTGAACATCAGTAACAGTTTTAATATCAGTGCATCGGCTCTGACAGCTCAGCGCTTGCGAATGGACGTTATATCTTCCAACATCGCCAATGCAGAGACGACACGCGCAAGCGTATCCAATGGTGAAGCAGTCCCTTATAAGCGAAAGATGGTCGTACTTGAACCAAATAAGACTTCGTTCAACAGCTTGCTGCAAAATCAGATGAGAAATAATAGTTCCGGTGATGGGGTTAGAGTAACAGAGATTCGTGAAGATCAATCGCCTTTGAAACCTGTCTATGACCCTTCTCATCCGGATGCCAACGCTGAGGGGTATGTGTACATGCCTAACGTGGACATTGCAAAAGAGATGGTAGATATGATCTCGGCATCACGTTCATATGAGGCAAACGTCACAGCCTTAAATTCAACCAAGGCCATGATATCAAAAGCACTGGAGATTGGAAGGGCTTAG
- the fliJ gene encoding flagellar export protein FliJ: MKFRYHFQKVVDLKSNEKTQAEWMLSTAIGKLQTEEEHLLQLMNDKRKLIDVIQSATESKASVSSIQEMQRYVHHLDECILRKNSDVRHAQVNVQRNQTFLNGKMMDEKVWVGARDKAKIKFQQEMLLREQNDLDEMATVRFAAKAGRAN; the protein is encoded by the coding sequence ATGAAATTTCGATATCATTTCCAGAAGGTTGTTGACCTGAAAAGCAATGAAAAAACGCAAGCGGAGTGGATGTTATCCACAGCAATTGGAAAACTGCAAACTGAGGAAGAGCATCTTTTACAACTTATGAATGATAAAAGGAAACTGATTGATGTCATTCAATCCGCTACGGAAAGCAAGGCTTCCGTATCCAGTATTCAGGAGATGCAGCGGTATGTCCATCATCTGGATGAGTGCATATTACGAAAAAACAGTGATGTTCGACATGCTCAGGTCAATGTGCAGCGGAATCAGACGTTTCTGAACGGAAAAATGATGGATGAAAAAGTGTGGGTTGGAGCGAGAGACAAGGCCAAAATCAAATTTCAGCAGGAGATGCTCCTCCGGGAACAGAACGATCTGGACGAGATGGCTACTGTACGCTTCGCTGCCAAAGCCGGACGCGCGAATTGA
- a CDS encoding MotE family protein: MAVKDTDLEKESSGGWEKFLMISIPIVFTVVLLGVLLTLFNVDIRNNLLEVANKVPVVKNWLPDPVLDPEKEKLEKSEQQVESAEATIEKLKAQVSAKETELKEAKNATTTEAKKATDLQKKLDDAEKVAETAASATPETESDYQKQIKDLAKMYADMSPSKAAPILQNMTNEEMVLLLSAMQSAARTKVLEKMDPKTAADVTMMMKDAKPSGDLALDAIQSRLKKETATTSTASTTNSKNLDKNQLSQTFASMSASSGAKLLLETYKLSPDKTLTILNSVDDATRSQLLENMSTENSVETAKILNKLMGNK; encoded by the coding sequence ATGGCTGTTAAAGACACGGATTTGGAAAAAGAGTCGAGCGGCGGTTGGGAAAAGTTTTTGATGATTTCAATCCCCATTGTATTTACTGTGGTACTGCTGGGTGTACTGCTCACTCTATTTAATGTAGATATTCGCAATAATTTGCTTGAAGTGGCTAACAAAGTTCCTGTCGTGAAGAACTGGTTACCTGATCCTGTTTTAGACCCAGAGAAAGAGAAACTGGAGAAAAGTGAGCAGCAGGTCGAAAGTGCAGAAGCAACAATAGAAAAGCTGAAAGCACAAGTAAGTGCCAAGGAAACAGAGCTAAAAGAAGCGAAAAATGCCACGACGACTGAGGCAAAAAAAGCAACCGATCTGCAAAAAAAATTGGATGATGCCGAAAAAGTGGCTGAAACCGCTGCGTCGGCAACACCGGAGACTGAATCCGATTATCAGAAACAAATCAAAGATTTGGCTAAGATGTATGCGGACATGAGTCCCAGCAAGGCTGCACCGATTTTGCAAAATATGACGAATGAAGAGATGGTACTGCTCTTGAGTGCGATGCAATCCGCAGCGCGGACCAAGGTGCTGGAGAAAATGGATCCGAAAACAGCGGCTGATGTCACGATGATGATGAAGGATGCAAAACCATCCGGTGATCTGGCTTTGGATGCCATACAATCTCGATTAAAGAAAGAGACTGCAACAACATCAACGGCGTCTACGACCAACTCCAAAAATTTGGATAAAAATCAGCTTAGTCAAACGTTTGCTTCTATGTCGGCCTCGAGTGGCGCCAAGCTTCTGTTAGAGACTTATAAATTAAGTCCTGACAAAACCTTGACCATCCTGAATTCTGTGGACGATGCGACACGTTCTCAATTGCTTGAAAACATGTCGACAGAAAATTCGGTCGAAACTGCGAAAATTTTAAACAAATTAATGGGTAACAAGTAA
- the fliI gene encoding flagellar protein export ATPase FliI produces the protein MKVLSSQRYMEHLRQFDPVRINGKVTQVIGLMVESEGPDASIGDVCYIYPGKSAKPLQAEVVGFRDNKVLLMPLGELQSIGPGCDVVGTGKPLGVQVGSELLGKVLDGLGKPLDGSLLPSRMPMYSTSNTPVNPMDRPRVLETMGVGVRAIDGLLTVGKGQRVGIFAGSGVGKSTLMGMIARNTAADVNVIALVGERGREVRDFIERDLGPEGLERSVVIVATSDQPALIRIKGAVIATTIAEYFRDRGMNVMLMMDSVTRYAMAQREVGLAVGEPPAMRGYTPSVFASLPKLLERAGTGPTGSITAFYTVLVDGDDMNEPIADAVRGILDGHIVLNRSIANKGHFPAIDVLASISRVMKDIAPEEQLEAVNNMKRLMAVYKESEDLINIGAYQRGSNAAIDESIDQIDSIWNFTRQKVDEKVTLSEVQERLILEFARR, from the coding sequence ATGAAGGTTCTTAGCTCACAACGTTATATGGAACATCTGCGGCAGTTTGATCCCGTTCGCATTAACGGCAAAGTTACTCAGGTCATTGGTCTTATGGTTGAGTCTGAAGGTCCGGATGCGAGTATCGGCGATGTATGTTATATCTATCCAGGCAAGTCCGCCAAGCCGCTTCAGGCAGAGGTCGTTGGATTTCGGGATAACAAAGTGCTGCTTATGCCACTCGGAGAACTTCAATCCATTGGTCCTGGATGTGATGTGGTCGGAACCGGGAAACCACTTGGGGTTCAGGTTGGATCAGAATTGCTCGGTAAAGTATTAGATGGATTGGGAAAACCTTTGGACGGATCATTGTTGCCATCTAGAATGCCAATGTACTCTACGTCCAATACGCCAGTAAATCCGATGGACCGACCTCGGGTACTCGAAACGATGGGTGTTGGTGTAAGAGCCATTGACGGTCTCTTAACGGTTGGCAAGGGACAGCGGGTCGGAATCTTTGCCGGATCGGGTGTGGGTAAAAGCACGCTGATGGGTATGATTGCCCGCAATACAGCAGCTGATGTCAACGTAATTGCTTTGGTTGGCGAGCGGGGACGTGAGGTTCGTGATTTTATTGAGCGGGATTTGGGCCCGGAGGGGCTGGAACGATCCGTCGTTATAGTTGCTACGTCCGATCAGCCTGCATTGATTCGAATCAAGGGTGCGGTCATCGCAACCACAATTGCGGAGTATTTCAGAGACAGAGGCATGAATGTGATGTTGATGATGGACTCCGTTACCCGCTACGCCATGGCTCAAAGGGAAGTGGGACTTGCCGTTGGAGAACCCCCTGCGATGAGAGGGTATACACCTTCTGTGTTTGCAAGTTTGCCCAAGTTGCTTGAGCGAGCGGGGACTGGGCCTACAGGTTCGATTACAGCTTTTTACACGGTCCTGGTGGATGGGGATGATATGAACGAGCCCATCGCGGATGCGGTGAGGGGGATACTGGATGGTCATATTGTGCTAAACCGGTCCATTGCGAATAAAGGTCATTTTCCTGCCATTGATGTACTTGCCAGCATTAGTCGTGTAATGAAGGATATCGCTCCTGAAGAGCAGTTGGAAGCTGTTAATAATATGAAGAGACTAATGGCTGTATATAAAGAATCAGAGGATTTAATTAACATCGGGGCCTACCAAAGAGGTTCCAATGCAGCCATAGATGAGTCCATAGACCAGATTGATAGCATTTGGAACTTTACAAGACAGAAAGTCGATGAAAAAGTAACGCTAAGTGAAGTACAGGAACGTTTGATTCTTGAATTTGCAAGGAGATGA
- the fliG gene encoding flagellar motor switch protein FliG: MNALAKASSQGLTGRQKAAILLITLGPEVSAQIFKHLRDEEIEQLTLEIANVRKVDASEKDMIMAEFHQICLAQEYISQGGITYAREILEKALGSQKALEVINRLTATLQVRPFDFARKADPNQILNFIQNESPQTIALVLSYLQFEQAAAILSSLPQEKQADVARRVAVMDSTSPEVISQVERVLEQKLSSTVTQDYTNAGGIESIVQILNGVDRGTERTILDSLEIQDPELAEEIKKRMFVFEDIVNVDDRSIQRIIRDIDNGDLQLALKVASEEVRDAVFRNMSKRMSETFKEEMEFMGPVRLRDVEEAQTRIVGTIRRLEEAGEIIIARGGGDDIIV; the protein is encoded by the coding sequence GTGAACGCATTGGCGAAGGCAAGCAGTCAGGGGCTGACTGGAAGACAAAAAGCAGCAATTTTGCTCATTACATTAGGTCCGGAGGTATCCGCACAAATCTTCAAACATCTGCGTGATGAGGAGATCGAACAACTAACGTTGGAGATTGCCAATGTTCGCAAAGTGGATGCTTCCGAAAAAGATATGATTATGGCTGAGTTTCACCAGATCTGTCTTGCACAGGAATACATTTCTCAGGGCGGCATTACTTACGCAAGAGAGATTTTGGAAAAAGCACTCGGATCGCAAAAAGCACTTGAAGTTATTAACCGTTTGACGGCTACGCTGCAAGTTAGACCATTTGACTTTGCACGCAAAGCGGATCCAAATCAAATTTTGAACTTCATTCAAAACGAAAGTCCTCAAACGATTGCACTCGTACTATCGTACTTGCAATTTGAGCAGGCAGCAGCCATCTTGTCTTCGTTGCCACAAGAGAAGCAGGCGGACGTAGCACGCAGGGTTGCTGTGATGGACAGCACTTCTCCGGAAGTTATATCACAAGTGGAGCGCGTACTGGAACAGAAGTTATCATCCACTGTGACGCAGGACTACACGAATGCGGGTGGTATTGAATCAATCGTTCAGATCTTGAATGGAGTCGACCGGGGTACGGAGCGTACCATTCTCGACTCGCTGGAAATTCAGGATCCGGAACTTGCAGAAGAAATCAAGAAACGCATGTTTGTATTCGAGGATATCGTCAATGTGGATGATCGTTCAATTCAGCGCATTATCCGGGATATCGACAACGGAGATTTGCAATTGGCGCTCAAAGTGGCAAGCGAAGAAGTACGGGATGCCGTATTCCGGAATATGTCGAAACGGATGTCAGAAACGTTCAAGGAAGAAATGGAATTCATGGGACCTGTGCGGTTGCGTGATGTTGAGGAAGCTCAAACTCGTATCGTAGGAACGATCCGTAGATTGGAAGAAGCTGGTGAGATCATTATCGCTCGCGGTGGAGGAGATGATATCATTGTCTAA
- the hslV gene encoding ATP-dependent protease subunit HslV — MDMSFHATTICAVRHNGKAAIAGDGQVTMGQSVVMKNTAKKVRRLYRGQVVAGFAGSVADAITLFEKFEGKLEEHHGNLQRAAVELAKDWRQDRILRKLEALLIVMDKTGMLLISGGGEIIEPDDDVIAIGSGGNFALSAARALKRHAVNLEAKDIARESLQIASELCVYTNNNIIVEEL; from the coding sequence TCATTTCATGCTACAACAATCTGTGCAGTTCGTCATAATGGCAAGGCAGCGATTGCCGGAGATGGTCAGGTGACCATGGGGCAAAGTGTTGTGATGAAAAATACAGCTAAAAAGGTAAGACGTCTCTATCGTGGTCAGGTTGTGGCTGGTTTTGCCGGTTCCGTAGCGGATGCGATTACCTTGTTTGAGAAATTTGAAGGCAAACTGGAGGAGCACCATGGTAATCTGCAGCGTGCTGCTGTAGAACTTGCCAAGGACTGGCGCCAGGATCGGATTTTGCGCAAACTGGAGGCACTTCTGATTGTAATGGATAAAACGGGAATGTTGCTCATTTCTGGCGGGGGCGAAATTATTGAGCCCGATGATGACGTTATCGCGATTGGATCAGGAGGAAACTTTGCCTTATCCGCTGCACGTGCGTTAAAACGTCATGCGGTGAATCTGGAAGCGAAAGACATTGCTCGTGAATCACTTCAGATTGCCTCTGAGTTATGTGTCTACACCAACAATAATATTATTGTTGAAGAGTTGTAA
- the hslU gene encoding ATP-dependent protease ATPase subunit HslU, with product MHTQALTPRQIVAELDKYIVGQKQAKKSVAVALRNRYRRSLLPEHTQDDIVPKNILMIGPTGVGKTEIARRLAKLVGAPFVKVEATKFTEVGYVGRDVESMIRDLIETSLRMVKLERTEKVKDKAEEAANERIVHILVPSQSKSKNQRNPFEMIFGNNGNTTPETDEQEPDTGVAERRRKIKFDLLSGKLEDDVIEIDVEDTTPNMMDMFAGQGNDQMGMNMQEMFGSLLPRRTKKRKLAIKEARKVLIQEEAGKLIDMDDVTQESIRRAEQTGIIFIDEIDKVASQGRGSGPDVSREGVQRDILPIVEGSTVMTKYGPVKTDYILFMAAGAFHVAKPSDLIPELQGRFPIRVELNSLTLDEFVSILTEPKNALTKQYVDLLRTENIEIEFSDDAIREIAKLAESVNQNTENIGARRLHTILEKLLEDLSFEAPELTLERMVITPEYVREKLNDIALDRDLSQYIL from the coding sequence ATGCATACTCAAGCGTTAACGCCCAGACAAATCGTTGCAGAGCTTGATAAATACATTGTAGGTCAAAAACAGGCTAAAAAATCGGTAGCAGTTGCTCTTCGCAATCGTTACCGCCGCAGCCTTTTGCCTGAACATACCCAAGATGATATTGTACCTAAAAATATCCTAATGATTGGACCTACTGGTGTTGGTAAAACAGAGATTGCACGCCGCCTGGCCAAGTTGGTTGGAGCTCCATTCGTAAAAGTAGAGGCTACGAAGTTCACAGAAGTGGGTTATGTTGGCCGTGACGTGGAATCGATGATTCGTGATTTGATTGAAACATCGCTGCGGATGGTCAAGCTGGAACGTACAGAAAAGGTCAAGGACAAAGCGGAAGAAGCTGCCAATGAACGGATCGTACATATTTTGGTCCCTTCACAATCCAAATCCAAAAATCAACGGAATCCGTTTGAAATGATTTTTGGAAATAATGGCAACACTACGCCAGAAACCGATGAGCAAGAACCGGATACGGGAGTAGCTGAGCGGCGGCGCAAAATCAAATTCGACCTGTTATCTGGTAAATTGGAAGATGACGTGATCGAAATTGATGTGGAAGATACGACGCCAAACATGATGGACATGTTCGCTGGTCAAGGGAATGACCAGATGGGGATGAACATGCAGGAGATGTTTGGCAGTTTATTGCCTCGTCGTACCAAAAAACGCAAGCTGGCGATTAAGGAAGCTCGCAAGGTATTGATTCAGGAAGAAGCTGGAAAGTTAATCGATATGGATGATGTTACGCAGGAGTCCATCCGCCGGGCGGAACAGACAGGTATCATATTCATTGATGAAATTGATAAAGTAGCCAGTCAGGGACGCGGTAGTGGCCCCGATGTATCACGGGAAGGGGTTCAACGTGACATTCTGCCTATCGTAGAAGGCTCTACGGTAATGACGAAGTATGGTCCTGTCAAAACGGATTACATCCTGTTTATGGCAGCCGGTGCTTTTCATGTAGCAAAACCCTCGGATCTCATTCCAGAGCTTCAGGGGCGTTTCCCAATCCGTGTAGAACTGAACAGCCTGACGCTTGATGAATTTGTTTCGATCCTCACGGAACCTAAAAATGCTTTAACCAAGCAGTATGTGGATTTGCTGCGTACTGAGAATATTGAGATTGAATTCTCGGATGATGCTATTCGTGAGATTGCCAAGCTCGCTGAGTCAGTGAACCAGAATACCGAAAATATCGGTGCACGTCGCCTGCATACTATTCTGGAGAAACTTCTTGAGGATTTATCCTTTGAGGCACCAGAGCTAACGCTGGAGCGCATGGTAATCACTCCGGAATATGTACGTGAGAAATTGAATGATATTGCACTCGATCGGGATCTAAGTCAATATATTTTGTAA
- the fliF gene encoding flagellar basal-body MS-ring/collar protein FliF, protein MNERIAQYRDKVSQYWNSFSKKQKVLFISTFLFLILAAVVLTMQLSKTEYEVAFTDLNASDSAGVINYLDSSSIPYKLSADGKTISVPSTDVAIAKVNIGSQGIIQNGSLGYKSFEESSSPIGMTDKEFDVKYNNALNGEVEQLLQRMQGIQDAKVLVNMPKDNIFAGLEEQDKASASVALQFKPGYHPNQAAVDGYFNLVKTAIPNLPIENITITNTDEAELIPTARGGSGGLSTEVQENMALQKKFENDVRNNVKQFLSQIVGEDKVNVLVASKLNFDKETRKENLVTPVDVDNMKGIEISVQEIQKSYTGASNPTGGVAGTGQQDVPGYPSSDTSGNANSEESSSTINYEVNRIAKDIISSPYTVKDLTINVAVEPPEGQNELAQPVKDAIENILVNIVRASLADSGTVISDADLTKKVSVLSQGFQTAATANTGFQLSTGMMWGAGALVAALIAAVVILLVRRRRKQNEIEEEEIPLPVATEFPSITLDSVTNESQVRKQLESLAKKKPDEFVNLLRTWLADE, encoded by the coding sequence GTGAATGAGAGAATTGCCCAGTACAGGGACAAGGTATCCCAGTATTGGAATAGTTTTAGCAAAAAGCAAAAAGTATTATTTATTTCAACCTTTCTGTTTTTAATTTTGGCGGCAGTCGTACTGACCATGCAATTGTCCAAGACAGAATATGAAGTTGCGTTTACGGATTTGAATGCAAGTGATTCTGCAGGCGTCATTAATTACCTGGATTCATCAAGTATTCCGTACAAATTAAGTGCAGATGGCAAGACCATATCCGTACCAAGCACGGATGTTGCGATTGCAAAAGTGAACATCGGGTCCCAAGGGATTATTCAGAATGGTTCATTAGGATATAAGTCATTCGAGGAATCATCATCACCCATTGGTATGACGGACAAAGAGTTTGATGTGAAGTATAACAACGCATTGAACGGAGAAGTGGAGCAATTGCTTCAACGGATGCAAGGTATACAAGATGCAAAAGTACTGGTCAATATGCCCAAAGATAATATCTTTGCTGGTTTGGAAGAACAGGATAAAGCGTCAGCATCGGTGGCTCTCCAATTTAAACCCGGTTATCACCCAAATCAGGCAGCAGTAGATGGCTACTTTAATTTGGTTAAAACCGCTATTCCGAATCTACCCATTGAGAATATCACGATCACTAACACGGATGAAGCGGAACTGATTCCAACAGCACGTGGTGGTAGTGGTGGATTATCTACTGAAGTACAGGAAAACATGGCTTTGCAGAAAAAATTTGAAAATGATGTTCGGAATAACGTGAAACAATTTCTTTCCCAGATTGTAGGTGAGGATAAAGTCAACGTTCTTGTGGCTTCCAAGCTGAATTTTGATAAAGAAACTCGGAAAGAAAATCTGGTTACACCGGTCGATGTAGACAATATGAAAGGCATCGAAATCAGTGTACAGGAGATTCAAAAAAGTTACACGGGGGCTAGTAATCCAACAGGCGGTGTTGCGGGTACCGGCCAACAGGATGTTCCGGGTTATCCATCATCGGATACATCAGGCAATGCGAACTCGGAAGAATCATCAAGCACCATCAATTATGAGGTTAATCGAATCGCTAAGGATATTATATCCAGTCCATATACTGTAAAAGACTTAACCATAAATGTCGCGGTTGAACCACCTGAAGGACAAAATGAATTGGCACAACCGGTCAAGGATGCTATTGAGAATATACTGGTCAATATCGTTCGGGCTTCGTTGGCCGACTCTGGCACTGTAATAAGTGACGCTGATTTGACCAAAAAAGTTTCTGTATTATCACAGGGCTTCCAGACTGCTGCGACAGCAAATACAGGCTTCCAGCTTTCCACAGGAATGATGTGGGGTGCAGGCGCACTGGTGGCAGCTTTGATTGCTGCGGTTGTTATTTTGTTAGTACGTCGTCGCCGCAAACAGAACGAAATAGAGGAAGAGGAGATTCCTCTACCAGTAGCAACAGAGTTTCCGTCCATTACGTTGGACAGTGTAACGAACGAAAGTCAAGTGCGCAAACAATTGGAGAGTTTGGCCAAGAAAAAGCCAGACGAATTCGTCAATCTGCTGCGTACATGGCTGGCTGACGAATAG
- the fliE gene encoding flagellar hook-basal body complex protein FliE — protein sequence MIQNNMFNTQAIQPLQMQSTAQSKPSTPAETIQSFGTYLQNALGSVAAQESQAHEMSNQFMLGKVNVDQVMIASEQALLSLQLTSQVRNKVVEAYQEIMRTQL from the coding sequence ATGATTCAGAACAACATGTTTAACACACAGGCGATTCAACCGCTTCAGATGCAAAGTACGGCACAAAGTAAGCCATCCACACCAGCCGAAACCATTCAGAGCTTCGGTACATACCTACAGAATGCGCTCGGGTCTGTAGCTGCACAGGAGTCCCAAGCGCATGAAATGTCAAACCAATTCATGCTCGGAAAAGTGAACGTTGATCAGGTGATGATCGCTTCAGAACAGGCTCTGCTGAGTCTTCAACTTACGTCTCAAGTCCGAAACAAAGTGGTCGAAGCATATCAAGAGATTATGCGTACGCAATTATAA